GGAAGTTGGGTATGGGGCGCAATAGCCGAAAACTTCGGGGCGGACCGTGCAATGTTCGTGGCAGCCGCCTTGCTAGTCCTTGGTGCTTTGGCGGGCCTTCACCTGCCATTGCCTGATTCCACCGAACTCGACCTCAATCCGCTCAATACTTTCACAGAGCCGTCCCTGCGACTGGACCTGACACAGCGTAGTGGGCCTATAATGATCATGGTCGATTATGAAATTGCCCAGCAGGATGTGACCGAATTTTTGGCTTTGATGAACACGAGGCGACGCATCAGAATCCGCGACGGGGCGCAGCAATGGACCCTGTTGCGGGATCTTGAAAATCCGGACTTCTGGACCGAGACATATCATGTCCCTACTTGGGTCGAATATGTCCGCCACCACGAGCGTCGCACGCAGGCTGATGCCGAGTCATATAAGAGCGTTCTGAAACTTCATCGCGGTGAAAATCGACCCAAGGTCCATCGCATGATTGAGCGACAGGCAATCTCTCTTCAGGATGACACTCCACTAAAAAACGCGCCGGACAAGGTTGCTGAATAGTAAAGGCTATTCCGAGCCTGGGCATACTTTTGCGTCGTGGTGCATTCAAGATTTAGGCGATCTGCGGTCAACAAACAAAACTGCATGGTGATCAGGAGTTCAGGGTCGGGGCTAAGGGACGCACCATGCAAAGAATGTCTGCCTGCTGCCCGAAATAATTAATTCGGCTTGCGGCCCAACCCTGCGGTCGAAGTTAATTTCTACAAAGGGTTGCTTACATTCATCCGACACTCTCCTGCATGTAGGGGATGCCATTGGTCGAGAATGGGAGATTCATAGTCCAGTCTCTGGTATTCACCCAGCACGATTACCAGTGTGGCAAATAGGGCGAATGTGGGCGTAAATTCACCGATAAGTTTTTTATTTTAAACTTAAATCTTGACCTCGAAATTCTGGGTAATTATTTGTTCTTTATATACAAATTTCTTTATTAACAACTGCTTCGATTAATGCTTTAGCAAGAAAGCCGCCCTTTCGGTCACGCTTGGGAAACGATGTTCTCCGCTAATCTTTCGTGCAAATAAATTTGATAGGTTCGCGCGCCTTTCGGCAGCGACGGCATGGGAGTGCATATGAGCGAAACGACCTTTTCTGTATCATCGGGATTTGCGCAACGGTTGCGTGGCATGGGGGCTTCGCTGTCCTTTAGTTCGTATCAATCGGGCATTCTGTATTTCGTTGGCCTAAAAAAGGACGGTGGTCTTAATATACACCAGTCGCATTTGCCCAAACCGATGGGGTTGTGCCTTGACGATCAGGGCGCTTTGACCCTCACCAGCGCCTATCAGATCATGCGGTTCGAGAATGTGCTGGATGCGGGCGAACAAATTAACAAATATTTTGATGCCTGCTATGTGCCGCGTTTGGTGCATGTAACCGGTAATTTGGACGCCCATGATGTGGGCGTTGATACCGAGGGACGGGCGGTTTTTGTCAACACGCGGTTCAACTGTTTGGCCCGCCCCTCGATGCGCCAAAGCTTTGAAGAAGTGTGGCGTCCGCCGTTTATCTCGGCTTTGGTCGACGAAGATCGCTGTCACTTGAATGGCTTGGCGATGGAGAATGGCGCGCCGCGGTATGTGAGTGCCGTGAGTAAATCCGACACCATTGATGGCTGGCGGGATCGTCGCGCGGATGGGGGCATCGTGATGGATGTGACAACGGGCGAGGTGGTCTGCGAAGGGTTGTCGATGCCGCATTCTCCACGGATGCATAACGGCGACCTTTGGGTGCTGAATTCTGGCACCGGCGAGTTGGGCGTTGTTGATATCAAGAGCGGTACGTTTGAGCCGCGCGTCTTTTGCCCCGGATTTTTGCGGGGGCTGCGCTTCCACGGCAATCTGGCAATCGTGGGCCTTTCTAAGCCGCGCTATAAGCGGTTTGAGGGGTTGGCGCTGGATGAAAAACTCCGCGCGGCGGACAGTGAGCCGTGGTGCGGGCTGCAAGTAATCGACCTGAATACAGGGGCTTGTGTTGATTGGCTTCGGATTGATGGGGCCGTCAGCGAGCTTTACGATCTTGAAATACTTCCCGGAGTGACCTGCCCAATGGCGCTCGCTCCGACGTCGCCAGAGGCGGCCAATCTGATCACATATTCCAAGACAAAAA
This Falsihalocynthiibacter arcticus DNA region includes the following protein-coding sequences:
- a CDS encoding TIGR03032 family protein, producing MSETTFSVSSGFAQRLRGMGASLSFSSYQSGILYFVGLKKDGGLNIHQSHLPKPMGLCLDDQGALTLTSAYQIMRFENVLDAGEQINKYFDACYVPRLVHVTGNLDAHDVGVDTEGRAVFVNTRFNCLARPSMRQSFEEVWRPPFISALVDEDRCHLNGLAMENGAPRYVSAVSKSDTIDGWRDRRADGGIVMDVTTGEVVCEGLSMPHSPRMHNGDLWVLNSGTGELGVVDIKSGTFEPRVFCPGFLRGLRFHGNLAIVGLSKPRYKRFEGLALDEKLRAADSEPWCGLQVIDLNTGACVDWLRIDGAVSELYDLEILPGVTCPMALAPTSPEAANLITYSKTKI